One window from the genome of Pseudanabaena yagii GIHE-NHR1 encodes:
- a CDS encoding Rpn family recombination-promoting nuclease/putative transposase → MIFINPKIDFAFKKIFGSEDSKDILISFLNALIYEEKSVIQDLEILNPYLAPKIRGVKDTYLDIKAKIRDVDGSDRTVIIEMQVLNVEGFEKRILYNAAKSYSTQLTSAQSYNLLNPVIALTITDFVMFAELGSVTSRFVLKEKDFLIDYPIYDIELIFVELPKFKKQLSELETIVDKWLFFLNQARSLPDIPEVMGEIPEIKKAFYIANQANLTLEELEDQEKSEIFIQDQRGAISKAIKDGFQQGIQQGIEEGIQQGIQQNKIEMAKKMLNLVDEQTICQVTGLSLAEIETLKQSNL, encoded by the coding sequence ATGATCTTCATTAACCCTAAAATTGACTTTGCTTTCAAAAAAATCTTCGGTTCCGAAGATAGCAAAGATATCTTGATTAGCTTCTTAAATGCGCTCATTTATGAAGAAAAGTCAGTCATTCAAGATCTAGAAATCTTAAATCCTTACCTTGCGCCCAAAATTCGTGGCGTTAAGGATACTTATCTTGATATCAAGGCAAAAATTAGAGATGTGGATGGTAGCGATCGCACTGTAATTATCGAGATGCAGGTCTTGAATGTAGAGGGCTTTGAAAAGCGCATTTTATATAATGCTGCAAAATCCTATTCCACCCAACTCACATCAGCACAAAGCTATAACCTACTTAATCCCGTCATTGCGCTAACAATTACTGATTTTGTCATGTTTGCCGAGCTAGGAAGCGTCACTTCAAGATTTGTTCTCAAAGAAAAAGATTTCTTGATTGACTATCCGATCTATGACATTGAATTGATTTTTGTAGAACTTCCTAAGTTCAAAAAACAATTATCAGAGTTAGAAACTATCGTCGATAAATGGCTGTTTTTCCTCAATCAAGCACGATCGCTCCCTGATATCCCTGAAGTCATGGGTGAAATTCCTGAAATCAAAAAAGCCTTTTACATTGCAAATCAAGCAAATCTCACACTTGAGGAGTTAGAAGATCAGGAAAAAAGTGAAATCTTTATTCAGGATCAGCGTGGTGCTATTTCTAAGGCGATCAAGGATGGATTTCAGCAAGGTATCCAGCAAGGTATTGAGGAGGGCATTCAGCAAGGTATCCAGCAAAATAAAATTGAGATGGCTAAAAAAATGTTAAACCTAGTTGATGAGCAAACAATTTGTCAAGTTACGGGTTTATCTCTTGCGGAGATAGAAACA